In Pectobacterium aroidearum, the following are encoded in one genomic region:
- the infB gene encoding translation initiation factor IF-2: protein MTDVTVKSLAAEIQTPVDRLIQQFADAGMTKSASDAVTQHEKETLLAHLNRDRGNAQGKLTLQRKTRSTLNVPSTGGKSKSVQIEVRKTRTYVKRDPIDAQQAEEEEQARREAEEQAQRAAEEQAKREAELREAAEKAKRAADEQAKREAAEKAKRDVAEKEKVTNQQNENMTKPAQAEKAKREAEAAELKRKAEEAARLKVEEEARRIAEEARRMAEENAGRWEAESAKPEESADYHVTTSHHAREAEDENDRQVEGERRSRSRAGKVTKQKKGNRQSESKADREEARAVTRGGKGKRKPSSLQQSFNKPVQAVNRDVVIGETVTVAELANKMAVKGSQVIKVMMKLGAMATINQVIDQETAQLVAEEMGHKVILRRENELEEAVMSDRDTGVAAEARAPVVTIMGHVDHGKTSLLDYIRSTKVAAGEAGGITQHIGAYHVETDNGMITFLDTPGHAAFTAMRARGAQATDIVVLVVAADDGVMPQTIEAIQHAKAAQVPVVVAVNKIDKPEADPDRVKTELSQYGVMPEEWGGESQFVHVSAKAGTGIDELLDAILLQAEVLELKAVRSGMANGVVIESFLDKGRGPVATVLVREGTLNKGDIVLCGFEYGRVRAMRDELGREITSAGPSIPVEILGMSGVPAAGDEATVVRDEKKAREVALYRQGKFREVKLARQQKSKLENMFANMTEGEVSELNIVLKSDVQGSCEAISDSLQKLSTDEVKVKIVGSGVGGITETDATLAAASNAIILGFNVRADASARRIVESESLDLRYYSVIYDLLDEVKQAMSGMLAPEYKQEIIGLAEVRDVFKSPKFGAIAGCMVTEGIVKRHNKIRVLRDNVVIYEGELESLRRFKDDVNEVRNGMECGIGVKNYNDVRPGDMIEVFETIEIKRTIA, encoded by the coding sequence ATGACAGATGTAACCGTAAAATCGCTGGCCGCAGAGATTCAAACTCCGGTTGACCGCCTGATACAGCAGTTTGCTGATGCGGGAATGACCAAGTCTGCATCGGACGCTGTGACCCAGCATGAGAAAGAAACATTATTGGCGCACCTGAACCGCGATCGCGGTAATGCGCAGGGTAAACTGACGCTGCAACGTAAAACGCGCAGCACGTTAAATGTCCCCAGCACTGGCGGTAAAAGTAAGTCGGTGCAGATCGAAGTCCGCAAGACACGCACTTATGTAAAACGCGATCCGATTGATGCCCAACAGGCGGAAGAGGAAGAGCAGGCACGGCGTGAAGCGGAAGAACAGGCACAACGTGCCGCTGAAGAGCAGGCTAAACGCGAGGCTGAACTGCGCGAAGCTGCTGAGAAAGCGAAGCGTGCTGCCGACGAGCAAGCCAAACGTGAAGCCGCTGAAAAAGCTAAGCGTGATGTAGCGGAAAAAGAAAAAGTGACGAACCAACAAAACGAAAATATGACCAAGCCGGCCCAGGCCGAGAAAGCGAAGCGCGAAGCGGAAGCTGCCGAACTTAAGCGTAAAGCGGAAGAAGCGGCACGTCTGAAAGTTGAAGAAGAAGCCCGTCGCATTGCTGAAGAAGCCCGTCGTATGGCCGAAGAGAATGCAGGTCGTTGGGAAGCGGAAAGCGCTAAACCTGAAGAGTCTGCCGATTATCATGTGACGACGTCTCATCATGCCCGTGAAGCGGAAGATGAAAATGACCGTCAGGTTGAAGGCGAACGCCGCAGCCGCAGCCGCGCTGGCAAAGTAACCAAGCAGAAGAAAGGCAATCGCCAGTCTGAGTCCAAAGCTGACCGCGAAGAAGCGCGTGCCGTTACCCGCGGTGGTAAAGGTAAGCGTAAGCCAAGCTCGCTGCAGCAGAGCTTCAATAAGCCTGTTCAGGCGGTCAACCGTGATGTTGTGATTGGTGAAACCGTTACCGTTGCTGAACTGGCTAACAAAATGGCCGTTAAAGGCTCTCAGGTCATCAAAGTAATGATGAAACTGGGTGCGATGGCAACGATCAACCAGGTTATCGACCAGGAAACTGCGCAACTTGTCGCAGAAGAAATGGGCCATAAAGTCATCCTGCGTCGTGAGAACGAGCTGGAAGAAGCGGTAATGAGTGACCGTGATACGGGTGTTGCAGCGGAAGCGCGCGCACCGGTCGTGACCATCATGGGTCACGTTGACCACGGTAAAACCTCTCTGCTTGACTATATTCGTTCAACCAAGGTCGCAGCGGGTGAAGCGGGTGGTATTACCCAGCACATCGGTGCTTACCACGTTGAAACCGACAACGGTATGATTACGTTCCTGGATACACCGGGACACGCCGCGTTTACCGCAATGCGTGCTCGTGGTGCTCAGGCAACGGATATCGTCGTACTGGTTGTGGCAGCTGATGATGGTGTGATGCCTCAGACCATCGAAGCTATCCAGCACGCGAAAGCTGCTCAGGTTCCGGTTGTTGTTGCAGTCAACAAAATCGATAAGCCTGAAGCCGATCCCGATCGTGTGAAAACCGAACTGTCTCAGTACGGCGTTATGCCGGAAGAGTGGGGCGGCGAATCCCAGTTTGTCCACGTATCCGCTAAAGCCGGTACGGGCATCGACGAACTGCTGGATGCGATTCTGTTGCAGGCCGAAGTTCTGGAACTGAAAGCAGTCCGTAGCGGCATGGCAAACGGTGTAGTGATCGAATCCTTCCTGGATAAAGGTCGCGGTCCGGTTGCAACTGTACTGGTTCGTGAAGGTACGTTGAATAAAGGCGACATCGTTCTGTGCGGCTTTGAATATGGCCGTGTCCGTGCGATGCGTGATGAGTTAGGTCGTGAAATTACGTCCGCAGGTCCATCTATTCCTGTCGAAATTCTCGGTATGTCCGGTGTGCCTGCCGCAGGTGATGAAGCGACGGTTGTTCGTGACGAGAAGAAAGCGCGTGAAGTGGCCTTGTATCGTCAGGGTAAATTCCGTGAAGTCAAACTGGCTCGTCAGCAGAAATCTAAACTGGAAAACATGTTTGCCAACATGACAGAAGGTGAAGTTTCTGAACTGAACATCGTGCTGAAATCTGACGTTCAGGGTTCTTGTGAAGCGATTTCCGATTCACTGCAGAAACTGTCTACTGATGAAGTGAAAGTGAAGATCGTGGGCTCCGGTGTGGGCGGTATCACAGAAACGGACGCCACGCTGGCAGCCGCTTCGAATGCGATTATCCTTGGCTTTAACGTTCGTGCAGATGCATCAGCACGCCGCATTGTTGAATCAGAAAGCCTGGATTTACGTTATTACTCCGTCATCTATGACTTGCTCGACGAAGTAAAACAGGCGATGAGCGGTATGTTGGCGCCGGAATACAAGCAAGAGATCATCGGTCTGGCTGAAGTTCGTGATGTCTTTAAATCACCGAAATTTGGCGCTATCGCCGGTTGTATGGTGACAGAAGGTATCGTGAAACGTCACAACAAGATCCGCGTACTGCGTGACAACGTGGTGATCTACGAAGGCGAGCTGGAATCTCTGCGCCGCTTCAAAGATGACGTTAACGAAGTTCGTAACGGCATGGAATGTGGTATCGGCGTGAAGAACTACAACGACGTTCGCCCTGGCGATATGATCGAAGTCTTTGAAACGATTGAGATCAAACGTACGATCGCGTAA
- the nusA gene encoding transcription termination factor NusA: MNKEILAVVEAVSNEKAVPREKIFEALETALATATKKKYEQEIDVRVSIDRKTGDFDTFRRWLVVNEVTQPTREITLEAAQFEDSSLDVGGYVEDQIESVTFDRITTQTAKQVIVQKVREAERAMVVDQFREQEGEIITGVVKKVNRDNISLEVRPIDGSNTSAEAVIGREDMLPRENFRPGDRIRGVLYSVRPEARGAQLFVSRSRPEMLVELFRIEVPEIGEEVIEIKAAARDPGSRAKIAVKTNDKRIDPVGACVGMRGARVQAVSSELGGERIDIILWDDNPAQFVINAMAPADVVSIVVDEDTCTMDIAVESSNLAQAIGRNGQNVRLASQLLKQHRSDDRWELNVMTVEDLQAKHQAEAHAAIDVFTKHLDIDDEFATVLVEEGFSSLEELAYVPIKELLAIEGLDEETVEALRERAKAALTTLALAHEESLGDGQPAEDLLSLPGLSRELAFKLAAIGVCTLEDLAEQGVDDLTDIEGLNDEQAGELIMAARNICWFGDDNE; encoded by the coding sequence ATGAACAAAGAGATTCTGGCTGTTGTTGAAGCAGTTTCCAATGAGAAAGCCGTCCCGCGCGAGAAGATTTTTGAAGCGCTGGAAACCGCACTGGCGACAGCGACCAAGAAAAAATACGAGCAGGAAATTGATGTTCGCGTCAGCATCGATCGCAAAACAGGCGATTTTGATACCTTCCGTCGTTGGTTAGTGGTGAATGAAGTCACTCAGCCAACGCGTGAGATTACGCTTGAAGCCGCGCAGTTTGAAGATTCCTCTCTTGATGTTGGCGGTTACGTTGAAGATCAAATTGAATCCGTAACCTTTGACCGCATTACGACGCAAACGGCAAAACAGGTTATCGTACAGAAAGTTCGTGAGGCCGAACGTGCGATGGTTGTTGATCAATTCCGTGAGCAAGAAGGCGAGATTATCACCGGTGTCGTGAAGAAGGTGAACCGTGATAATATTTCGCTTGAAGTCAGACCAATCGATGGCTCTAACACCAGCGCAGAAGCGGTAATCGGCCGCGAAGATATGCTGCCTCGTGAGAATTTCCGCCCTGGCGACCGTATTCGTGGCGTGCTGTATTCCGTTCGTCCTGAAGCTCGCGGTGCTCAACTGTTTGTCAGCCGTTCCCGTCCGGAAATGCTGGTTGAACTCTTCCGCATTGAAGTGCCAGAAATCGGTGAAGAAGTTATCGAGATTAAGGCCGCTGCCCGCGATCCGGGTTCACGTGCGAAAATTGCAGTGAAGACGAATGACAAGCGTATCGATCCCGTCGGTGCTTGTGTTGGTATGCGTGGCGCACGCGTGCAGGCGGTTTCCAGCGAACTGGGCGGTGAGCGTATTGACATCATTCTGTGGGATGACAACCCTGCACAGTTTGTGATCAATGCCATGGCACCTGCCGATGTGGTATCGATCGTGGTTGATGAAGATACCTGCACGATGGATATCGCCGTTGAGTCGAGCAATCTGGCTCAAGCGATTGGTCGTAACGGGCAAAACGTACGTTTGGCTTCTCAACTGCTGAAACAGCATCGTTCAGACGACCGTTGGGAACTGAACGTGATGACAGTGGAAGATCTTCAGGCCAAGCATCAGGCTGAAGCACATGCTGCAATCGACGTCTTTACCAAGCACCTTGATATTGATGACGAGTTTGCCACTGTGTTGGTTGAAGAAGGTTTCTCTTCACTTGAAGAACTGGCCTACGTGCCAATCAAGGAACTGCTGGCTATTGAAGGCCTTGATGAAGAAACCGTTGAAGCATTGCGTGAGCGTGCTAAAGCCGCATTAACAACGCTGGCACTGGCGCATGAAGAAAGCCTTGGTGACGGTCAACCTGCTGAAGACTTGCTTAGCTTGCCTGGGCTGTCGCGTGAGTTGGCGTTCAAGCTTGCTGCGATCGGTGTTTGTACGCTGGAAGATCTTGCTGAACAGGGCGTTGACGACCTGACAGATATTGAAGGGCTCAATGATGAGCAAGCGGGCGAATTGATTATGGCCGCACGTAATATCTGTTGGTTTGGCGACGACAACGAATAA
- the rimP gene encoding ribosome maturation factor RimP: MSTLEQKLTEMISAPVAALGYELVGIEFIRSRQSTLRIYIDSEDGITVDDCADVSHQVSAVLDVEDPITVAYNLEVSSPGLERPLFTAAHYLHFVGEEVTVVLRMAVQNRRKWLGVIKAVDGEMITITVEGKDEVFALSNIQKANLVPHF; the protein is encoded by the coding sequence TTGTCCACATTAGAGCAAAAATTAACAGAGATGATTTCAGCACCCGTTGCCGCCTTAGGCTACGAGTTGGTTGGGATTGAGTTCATCCGCAGTCGCCAATCGACGCTGCGTATCTATATTGATAGTGAAGATGGCATCACTGTTGATGATTGTGCTGATGTCAGCCACCAGGTCAGTGCGGTATTGGACGTCGAAGATCCAATCACTGTTGCCTATAACCTGGAGGTTTCGTCTCCAGGGCTTGAGCGTCCCTTATTCACGGCAGCACATTATCTGCATTTCGTCGGTGAAGAGGTAACAGTGGTGCTGCGTATGGCAGTCCAGAATCGCCGTAAATGGTTGGGTGTAATCAAAGCTGTTGACGGCGAAATGATCACCATAACAGTGGAAGGCAAAGATGAAGTATTCGCGCTGAGCAACATCCAGAAAGCGAATCTTGTACCCCACTTTTAA
- a CDS encoding response regulator transcription factor, with protein sequence MNVVIIDKSPVFIQGLSVGLNDFIHNVNIVGVKEIDDVWSCLEGMKNAFILLNCNKENGEYSFFLETLHEKYIGVSVIIMVDAIERHILNNYLKHHVMGVVLKTSPVDSIAQALKTVSMGMVCLPDDGVIYEGWSVDNSVKGKLSERQHEVLQLIASGASNKQISRTLNISAGTVKSHLESIFRRLNVRNRTQAAIVLLEEERR encoded by the coding sequence GTGAATGTTGTTATTATTGACAAATCCCCTGTTTTCATTCAGGGCTTATCTGTTGGGCTGAATGATTTTATTCATAATGTCAATATTGTTGGCGTAAAGGAAATTGACGATGTATGGTCTTGCCTTGAGGGGATGAAAAACGCTTTTATTTTACTAAATTGTAATAAAGAAAATGGAGAGTACAGTTTTTTCCTTGAAACTCTGCATGAGAAATATATTGGTGTCAGTGTGATTATTATGGTTGATGCTATTGAAAGACATATTTTGAATAACTATCTGAAGCATCATGTTATGGGGGTCGTTCTTAAAACATCTCCCGTTGATTCTATTGCTCAGGCATTAAAAACAGTGTCAATGGGTATGGTCTGTTTACCGGATGATGGTGTGATCTATGAAGGATGGAGCGTCGATAACAGTGTAAAAGGCAAACTGAGTGAAAGGCAGCATGAAGTGCTACAACTGATTGCATCAGGCGCTTCTAATAAACAGATTAGTCGGACATTAAACATCAGCGCAGGAACCGTGAAGTCGCATTTGGAGTCGATTTTCAGGCGACTTAATGTGCGTAACAGAACGCAGGCTGCGATCGTACTATTAGAAGAAGAACGAAGATAA
- a CDS encoding DUF2589 domain-containing protein encodes MSFKNWITGKNKKPDDVDHSQGKNPHSTLNDCATSSKAMTLADIARGMQHAATAANQFIAHQYQQTLDPFFERGADGALTPKTVSIQLDSRHHIELPLVALSTPRGLMLEKMKVQMTVRTDAVNKDEITSPLDDYNISNFHVSMSPSGKNTKGRNSQHVDIEMQFTALEPPESIMRLIDEYTNLVLPKITQEEKNNG; translated from the coding sequence ATGTCATTCAAAAATTGGATAACGGGGAAAAATAAAAAACCAGATGATGTTGATCATTCCCAAGGGAAAAATCCGCATTCCACGCTAAACGATTGCGCAACGTCATCAAAGGCAATGACATTGGCAGACATTGCTCGCGGCATGCAGCATGCCGCCACCGCCGCCAATCAATTTATCGCTCACCAATACCAACAAACGCTCGATCCTTTTTTTGAACGTGGCGCTGATGGCGCACTAACGCCAAAGACGGTTTCGATTCAACTCGACTCCCGACACCACATCGAACTGCCGCTGGTTGCCCTTTCTACCCCAAGGGGGTTGATGCTGGAAAAAATGAAAGTGCAAATGACGGTGAGAACCGATGCGGTAAACAAGGACGAAATAACCTCACCTTTAGACGATTATAATATTAGTAATTTTCACGTCAGTATGTCGCCTTCTGGCAAAAATACAAAAGGCAGAAATAGTCAGCACGTCGATATAGAAATGCAGTTCACTGCGCTCGAACCACCGGAAAGCATCATGCGGTTAATTGATGAATATACCAATCTCGTTCTTCCAAAAATAACACAAGAGGAAAAAAACAATGGCTAA
- a CDS encoding lysozyme, which translates to MANIPETINEAGLSLIKSFEGLKLTKYRDTAGKWTIGYGHLILPNENFDNGITPQEADLLLRQDLKTAENGVQHYVNVDLNGNQFGALTSFTYNLGVNSLKTSTLLRLLNQGDYAGAAAQFPRWDKDGEQVVEGLLRRREAEKALFLQSITPN; encoded by the coding sequence ATGGCTAACATTCCTGAAACGATCAATGAAGCAGGACTCTCGCTGATTAAGAGTTTTGAAGGTCTGAAATTAACAAAGTATCGTGACACCGCAGGTAAATGGACGATTGGATATGGACATTTAATACTGCCGAATGAAAACTTTGATAATGGAATTACCCCCCAGGAAGCTGATTTATTGTTACGACAGGACTTAAAAACGGCGGAAAATGGTGTTCAGCATTATGTGAACGTTGACCTCAACGGAAATCAATTTGGTGCATTAACATCATTTACCTACAACCTGGGAGTCAATAGTCTGAAGACGTCGACATTATTGCGCCTGCTTAACCAAGGTGACTATGCTGGCGCAGCAGCTCAATTTCCACGCTGGGACAAAGATGGTGAGCAAGTCGTGGAAGGACTCCTTCGCCGTAGAGAAGCAGAGAAAGCCCTTTTCCTACAATCCATCACACCAAATTAA
- a CDS encoding amino acid adenylation domain-containing protein, which translates to MMKNRKTVFEIISEWSLKSPDKTAVEFNGDRLNYQQVELRSRLLADYLLSHYPNNKRGRIAVYLEPGVMMPVVLLAILKAGYTYVPLSHFHPSERIIQILDDSSAFLLISTRSMLNKTAIDKVFSSTLVLEDIHYPAEPVAVLPPVCENDLAYILYTSGSTGKPKGVAIEHRNLSYYLNWFNEDVWPETRATLPLTSSLSFAAAVTQLYAPLLRGDTLFILPADSLNEPDVLLRWHQQHPDGAIYCVPTVWDELLRYQAASAHAWALPKTVFLSGEPVSFDLKERTFQQIPDVRLFNLYGPTETTANCSFAELAPGKGVTLGKALRGSEILIVDESLRPVAEGEEGEICAFGEGVARGYINRDELTQQRFFTHVRADKSDWGHRTGDLGKRMPDGEIVYLGRIDRQIKINGIRIEPEEIEIVLRQHGDIDKALVRPIQENGRQRLVAYLVSHNPSLATNDLRRFLQDKLPRAMHPSHFIMLETLPKLPNGKLDVSRLPAPCPQRPELGYPVKTAGNELEQELIDIWQEVLGFRELGANDNFFDLGGDSLQAMNARLLIRKRLFSDIDYPLFFNNATPHLLAFIVPYYVNDDEPTFDEGTTDIEALTPSSQQRYFLTLDQLSPEPSVYQLAFRLTIDGTLDESAVEWSLGRILEGNPVLRTRFDLDRLQCLEGDYPIEAIPIERLTACSPGGLANTLSDRQLLELVNTPEMDLEHSPLICFHLVSLTAQRHILLGRVHHTVFDHDAIGLFFNQFIAYVRAYSAGDRSYRIGSEERYLRYRQQQRRTNDLCYPRERQFWLDKMEDYLTAGADATAFPLSESQEGENYWCIFSDTLTQAIKHYAQQHRTTPFVCMLTAFTLLLKTTNYRHVPIGIPVSNRMLADNATTIGCFVNMVTYYDDAPAQESFCTLLARSQNKIHAILDNQTLPYDVLMADVRARGWSDQLRFPVSFNYLTAMPPAVQINETEYQIADIANHQARLDLTLSVYDDDALTLCFNYQQAAFEAEEIAALSHQYHQILMDIVQPNATSSYGKP; encoded by the coding sequence ATGATGAAGAATAGAAAAACGGTCTTTGAAATTATCTCTGAATGGTCACTGAAAAGCCCCGATAAGACGGCGGTGGAATTTAATGGCGACAGGCTGAACTATCAACAAGTAGAATTACGGTCACGTCTTTTGGCCGACTATCTGTTATCACACTACCCGAATAATAAACGTGGCAGAATTGCCGTCTATCTGGAACCTGGGGTCATGATGCCCGTGGTCTTACTGGCTATTTTAAAAGCCGGGTATACCTATGTTCCTCTCTCACATTTTCATCCGTCAGAAAGAATCATTCAGATCCTTGATGACTCGTCGGCATTTTTACTTATTTCCACGCGCTCGATGTTAAATAAAACGGCTATCGATAAAGTTTTTTCTTCTACGCTCGTATTAGAGGATATCCATTATCCGGCTGAGCCGGTCGCCGTGCTGCCTCCCGTTTGTGAAAACGATCTCGCTTATATTCTCTATACCTCCGGCTCTACCGGGAAGCCAAAAGGGGTGGCCATTGAGCACCGGAACCTGAGTTATTATCTGAACTGGTTTAATGAGGATGTGTGGCCAGAAACGCGTGCGACGCTCCCTCTGACATCGTCACTCAGCTTTGCCGCCGCCGTGACACAGCTTTATGCGCCTTTATTACGTGGCGACACCCTGTTTATTTTGCCCGCCGATAGCTTGAATGAGCCGGACGTTTTATTACGTTGGCACCAACAGCATCCAGACGGAGCCATTTACTGCGTGCCGACCGTTTGGGACGAACTGCTGCGTTATCAGGCGGCATCTGCTCACGCATGGGCGTTACCCAAAACCGTTTTTCTCTCTGGCGAACCCGTCTCTTTTGATTTAAAAGAGCGCACGTTCCAGCAGATCCCTGATGTCCGGCTCTTTAATCTGTATGGCCCGACGGAAACGACGGCCAACTGCTCGTTTGCCGAATTGGCACCGGGAAAAGGTGTGACGCTTGGTAAGGCGCTACGTGGCAGCGAAATTCTGATCGTGGATGAGAGTCTGCGTCCCGTGGCTGAAGGGGAAGAAGGGGAAATTTGCGCATTCGGTGAAGGTGTCGCCCGTGGCTACATTAATCGAGACGAATTAACGCAACAGCGTTTCTTCACCCATGTGCGAGCTGATAAAAGCGACTGGGGACATCGCACTGGCGACCTGGGAAAAAGGATGCCGGATGGGGAGATTGTGTATCTGGGGCGCATCGATCGCCAGATTAAGATTAATGGTATTCGTATCGAGCCTGAAGAGATCGAAATCGTGTTACGTCAACATGGCGATATCGACAAGGCGCTGGTGCGGCCGATTCAGGAAAACGGGCGTCAGCGTCTGGTCGCCTATCTGGTGAGTCATAACCCGTCGCTTGCCACGAACGATCTGCGTCGCTTCTTGCAGGACAAACTGCCGCGAGCGATGCACCCGTCCCATTTTATTATGCTGGAAACTCTGCCCAAATTGCCTAACGGGAAATTGGATGTGAGCCGACTGCCTGCGCCTTGTCCGCAGCGCCCTGAGCTGGGGTATCCGGTTAAAACCGCAGGTAATGAGCTGGAGCAGGAACTGATTGATATCTGGCAGGAAGTGCTTGGTTTTCGTGAGCTCGGCGCCAACGATAACTTTTTCGATTTAGGGGGCGATTCGCTTCAGGCGATGAACGCCAGGCTACTGATTCGAAAACGACTGTTTAGCGACATTGATTACCCGTTGTTTTTCAACAACGCAACGCCCCATCTGCTGGCTTTCATCGTCCCTTACTATGTTAACGATGACGAGCCCACGTTTGACGAGGGTACAACGGATATTGAGGCGCTCACACCGTCATCCCAGCAGCGTTATTTTCTGACGCTGGATCAGCTCAGTCCGGAACCGTCGGTCTATCAATTGGCCTTTCGCCTGACGATAGACGGTACACTGGATGAATCTGCCGTGGAATGGAGTCTTGGACGTATTCTGGAAGGTAATCCGGTATTGCGGACTCGCTTCGATCTGGATCGGTTACAGTGCCTTGAGGGGGATTATCCGATCGAGGCGATCCCGATTGAACGACTGACGGCTTGCTCTCCCGGCGGGCTGGCGAATACGCTGAGCGACCGACAGCTGCTGGAGCTGGTCAATACGCCAGAGATGGATTTAGAACATTCACCGCTCATCTGTTTTCATCTGGTCTCGCTGACGGCGCAACGGCATATTCTGCTGGGACGTGTACACCATACGGTATTCGATCATGATGCCATTGGCTTGTTCTTCAATCAGTTTATTGCTTACGTCCGTGCTTATAGCGCCGGCGATCGCAGCTATCGAATAGGCAGTGAGGAGCGCTATCTGCGCTATCGTCAACAGCAACGACGTACCAACGATCTGTGCTACCCAAGAGAACGGCAGTTCTGGCTGGATAAAATGGAGGATTACCTGACGGCGGGTGCCGATGCGACGGCGTTTCCTCTTAGTGAAAGTCAGGAGGGAGAAAATTATTGGTGTATTTTTTCTGATACGTTAACGCAGGCGATCAAGCACTATGCCCAGCAGCATCGCACAACGCCATTTGTCTGCATGCTGACCGCTTTTACTCTGCTGCTCAAAACCACAAACTACCGCCATGTGCCCATCGGTATTCCGGTGTCGAACCGTATGCTGGCGGACAACGCTACCACGATAGGCTGTTTCGTTAACATGGTGACGTACTATGATGATGCACCCGCGCAGGAGTCTTTCTGCACGCTTTTGGCCCGTAGCCAGAATAAGATCCATGCCATTTTGGACAATCAGACGCTGCCCTATGATGTGTTAATGGCCGACGTTCGGGCCAGAGGATGGTCTGATCAGCTGCGTTTCCCTGTCAGTTTTAACTATCTGACCGCCATGCCGCCAGCGGTACAAATCAATGAGACTGAATATCAGATCGCGGACATTGCTAATCATCAGGCTCGGCTGGATTTGACGCTCTCTGTTTATGACGATGATGCACTAACGCTGTGTTTTAATTATCAGCAGGCGGCGTTTGAAGCGGAAGAGATTGCTGCACTGTCTCATCAGTACCATCAAATTCTCATGGATATCGTACAGCCAAACGCGACGTCCTCGTACGGCAAGCCGTAA
- a CDS encoding DUF2589 domain-containing protein: MDSQFIGSVINALPLENMISGPLQAMINAQVQASKAYTDFLLSVCIQNNKAVAIQFDYDETLIDESGVAKGAVTKTMRIPLIAAITHPIISIEEGTIDFELEVTQSESSSDDTGEDGNLAASLGWGAFKVKMAGRVSHKSAQTRATDTRAKYSIHTQVKRQPAPEALMRVIDFLTDAAIRPSIPNGESTSPAAENAAPPASAEQQEASS; encoded by the coding sequence ATGGATTCACAATTTATCGGTTCGGTTATTAATGCGTTACCGCTGGAAAATATGATTAGCGGGCCTTTACAGGCAATGATTAACGCACAGGTTCAAGCCAGCAAAGCCTATACGGATTTTTTATTATCTGTATGCATTCAAAATAATAAAGCGGTCGCTATCCAATTCGATTACGACGAAACGCTTATTGATGAAAGCGGAGTCGCAAAAGGCGCAGTGACAAAAACGATGCGCATACCGCTCATTGCCGCCATTACCCATCCGATTATCTCTATTGAAGAAGGGACAATCGATTTCGAGCTTGAGGTAACGCAGAGTGAATCTTCATCCGATGACACCGGAGAAGACGGCAATCTGGCGGCTTCACTGGGATGGGGAGCCTTCAAGGTCAAAATGGCCGGCCGGGTATCACACAAGTCGGCGCAAACCCGGGCTACAGACACACGTGCCAAATACAGCATTCACACGCAGGTAAAACGTCAACCTGCGCCTGAAGCACTGATGCGCGTCATTGATTTTCTGACCGATGCCGCAATCAGGCCCAGTATTCCCAATGGGGAAAGCACGTCACCGGCAGCGGAAAACGCCGCCCCACCTGCGTCTGCGGAGCAGCAAGAAGCGTCATCATAA